A genomic segment from Candidatus Brocadia sinica JPN1 encodes:
- the nuoE gene encoding NADH-quinone oxidoreductase subunit NuoE yields the protein MNTRKEQSARSETVDLSKIEKILEKYKNARGAVIPILQMVQAEYGYLPEPIVDLIAERLHISTHEIVGVATFYAQFHLKPRGQHIIKMCCGTACHVKGAKKVLEKLSQTLEVSTGMTTKDNVFTLEEVACLGACSLAPVMMVDEDIHGKLAPDTVATVIKEIKESGFPK from the coding sequence ATGAATACCAGAAAAGAACAATCTGCGCGAAGTGAAACTGTAGATCTTTCAAAGATAGAAAAGATACTGGAGAAATATAAAAACGCAAGAGGAGCAGTGATCCCTATTTTGCAAATGGTGCAAGCCGAATATGGTTATCTGCCCGAACCCATCGTTGACCTTATTGCAGAAAGATTGCATATTAGCACGCATGAAATTGTGGGAGTTGCCACTTTTTACGCCCAGTTTCACTTAAAACCGCGCGGACAGCATATTATTAAGATGTGTTGCGGGACTGCGTGCCATGTGAAAGGGGCAAAGAAGGTCTTAGAAAAACTGAGTCAGACATTAGAAGTTTCCACGGGTATGACAACAAAGGATAATGTATTCACGTTAGAAGAAGTTGCATGTCTGGGTGCATGTTCGCTGGCGCCTGTTATGATGGTGGATGAAGATATCCACGGAAAACTAGCCCCGGACACCGTTGCAACGGTCATAAAAGAGATAAAAGAGTC
- the nuoD gene encoding NADH dehydrogenase (quinone) subunit D: MTINMGPQHPSTHGVLRLLLELDGEMIVKAVPHVGFLHRGVEKLAEYRTYHQCIPLTDRLDYVAPFSNNLAYALAVEKLLNIEVPERAKHIRVLLCELTRIASHLLWLATHALDIGAMTVFFYCFREREEIYDIFEMVSGARMHLSYIRVGGVSRDLPGGFLEKTHKFVTEFPARLNEYETLLTDNPIWKKRTVGVGVISAEDAIDYGLSGPSLRGSGVNWDIRKSEPYSGYDTYHFAVPLGKKGDVYDRYRVRIEEMRQSNSIVRQSLNILPKGDFIARIPNVTLPPKEDVETNMESMISHFKLIMHGIHPPKGEVYSSIEAPKGELGFYIVSDGSSNPYRLKIRPPSFVNLEALPKMVEGRLLPDVVATIGSLDIVLGEIDR, from the coding sequence ATGACCATCAATATGGGGCCGCAACATCCCAGCACACACGGTGTCCTGAGGCTTTTGCTGGAACTGGATGGCGAGATGATCGTAAAGGCAGTGCCGCACGTGGGATTCCTCCATCGGGGTGTGGAAAAACTTGCGGAATATAGAACATATCATCAGTGTATTCCCCTCACAGACCGGTTGGATTATGTAGCCCCTTTCTCAAACAACCTGGCTTATGCCCTTGCAGTTGAGAAATTACTTAATATTGAAGTTCCTGAAAGGGCCAAACATATCCGCGTGCTTCTCTGTGAACTTACCAGGATTGCCTCTCATCTGTTGTGGCTGGCAACCCACGCCCTGGATATTGGCGCTATGACCGTGTTCTTTTACTGCTTCCGGGAACGCGAAGAAATTTATGATATCTTTGAAATGGTTTCAGGGGCGAGGATGCACCTCTCCTATATCAGGGTAGGTGGCGTGTCACGCGATTTACCCGGCGGATTCCTGGAAAAAACCCACAAATTTGTCACTGAATTTCCCGCGCGGCTCAATGAGTATGAAACGCTCCTGACGGACAATCCTATATGGAAAAAGCGTACGGTCGGTGTCGGTGTTATTTCCGCTGAAGATGCCATTGATTATGGCCTTAGCGGCCCGAGTTTACGGGGATCAGGAGTTAATTGGGATATCAGGAAGTCAGAACCTTATTCCGGCTACGATACATATCATTTTGCCGTTCCTTTGGGGAAAAAAGGAGATGTATACGATCGGTATCGTGTGCGCATAGAAGAGATGCGTCAGAGCAATAGTATCGTTCGTCAGTCTCTAAATATTCTCCCTAAAGGGGATTTTATAGCAAGAATACCGAATGTTACCTTGCCTCCAAAAGAGGACGTAGAGACAAATATGGAATCCATGATCAGCCATTTTAAACTCATCATGCACGGTATTCATCCACCGAAAGGAGAGGTCTACTCCAGCATTGAGGCCCCTAAGGGGGAATTGGGTTTTTATATTGTAAGTGATGGTTCCAGCAATCCTTACCGATTGAAAATACGGCCTCCTTCTTTTGTCAATCTGGAGGCATTACCGAAAATGGTAGAGGGCAGATTACTTCCCGACGTCGTCGCTACCATTGGAAGTTTAGATATTGTTTTGGGAGAAATTGATCGTTAA
- a CDS encoding NADH-quinone oxidoreductase subunit C: MDNDSILAFIKTRFPEAILGSHTFRNELTLIVERDCIGDIARFLKENEELDFNFLSDLCGVDRVQTDDVFEVVYHLYSIQKNHRLRIKVSVPSDESCIPTVTGIWKTADWHERETYDMFGIKFVGHPDLRKILTPEDFEGHPLRKDYPVDGRQPATLRDTYRRGEA; this comes from the coding sequence ATGGATAATGACTCTATACTCGCATTCATAAAAACACGTTTTCCAGAGGCAATACTGGGTTCTCATACATTTCGTAATGAATTAACCCTTATAGTAGAGAGGGATTGTATTGGTGATATTGCCAGGTTCCTGAAAGAAAATGAGGAGCTTGATTTTAATTTTTTGTCGGATCTCTGTGGTGTTGACCGGGTTCAAACAGATGATGTTTTTGAGGTGGTGTACCATCTCTATTCTATACAGAAAAATCATCGCCTGCGCATCAAGGTGTCTGTTCCGTCAGATGAATCCTGCATACCAACGGTAACGGGCATCTGGAAGACGGCTGATTGGCATGAAAGAGAGACATATGACATGTTTGGTATTAAGTTTGTCGGTCACCCCGATCTGAGAAAAATTCTCACGCCGGAAGATTTTGAAGGGCATCCCTTACGAAAAGACTATCCTGTGGATGGAAGACAACCCGCCACACTCCGGGACACCTATCGAAGGGGTGAGGCGTGA
- a CDS encoding NADH-quinone oxidoreductase subunit B — translation MGLESHLGDNILTTTLTTMVNWARKSSLWPMPFGLACCAIEMMAAVAPRHDLARFGAEVFRFSPRQSDLMIVAGTLTYKMASVARKIYDQMPEPKWVIAMGACAVSGGVYNTYSVVQGLDQVMPVDVYLPGCPPRPEALIHAIMEIQKKIGKEAL, via the coding sequence ATGGGACTAGAAAGCCACTTGGGTGATAACATTCTTACCACAACCTTAACCACCATGGTAAATTGGGCACGCAAGTCCTCTCTCTGGCCCATGCCGTTTGGATTGGCCTGCTGTGCCATAGAAATGATGGCTGCGGTTGCACCCCGTCACGATCTTGCCCGATTCGGCGCAGAGGTCTTTCGGTTTTCACCGAGACAATCAGACCTGATGATTGTTGCCGGTACGCTTACGTATAAAATGGCATCTGTGGCAAGAAAAATTTACGATCAGATGCCGGAGCCCAAGTGGGTTATCGCTATGGGCGCCTGTGCAGTCTCCGGTGGTGTCTATAACACTTACAGCGTTGTTCAGGGACTGGATCAGGTCATGCCTGTAGATGTATATCTCCCCGGATGTCCACCGAGACCGGAGGCATTGATCCACGCTATCATGGAAATACAGAAAAAGATTGGAAAAGAAGCTTTATAA
- a CDS encoding NADH-quinone oxidoreductase subunit A, translating to MTQYLPILILFIIAGGFAVTNIGLSAILGRRKPTAEKLSPYECGIDPVGSARERFSVKFYLIAMFFVLFDVEVIFLYPWAVAFKSLKLFGFIEMLIFIGILLVCYLYLWKRGGLEWD from the coding sequence ATGACGCAATATTTACCTATACTAATATTATTTATTATAGCTGGAGGCTTTGCTGTTACCAATATAGGGCTTTCGGCGATTTTGGGAAGGCGGAAACCCACCGCAGAAAAGCTTTCACCGTATGAGTGTGGTATTGATCCGGTAGGTTCGGCGCGGGAACGTTTCTCGGTAAAATTCTATCTCATCGCCATGTTTTTTGTTCTCTTTGACGTTGAGGTCATTTTTCTTTACCCGTGGGCAGTGGCATTTAAGTCACTCAAGCTCTTTGGGTTTATTGAAATGCTCATCTTTATCGGTATACTGCTCGTCTGCTATCTTTATCTATGGAAAAGGGGAGGGTTGGAATGGGACTAG
- a CDS encoding response regulator transcription factor has product MIKTNPDILITDFHALSAMSPDTLFKHKIGILLLWTGCLPGLEDENLLGFISQGVIGILSTEASPSELRKAIKSVAAGELWFNRKKLKDILSCVKNVAEEIHELTKKKREK; this is encoded by the coding sequence GTGATAAAGACAAACCCGGATATCCTCATTACCGATTTTCATGCCCTCTCAGCCATGTCTCCTGACACCCTCTTCAAACACAAGATAGGCATTCTGCTCTTGTGGACGGGTTGCCTTCCCGGGCTGGAAGATGAAAATCTCCTGGGATTTATCTCACAAGGGGTGATTGGTATCTTATCTACTGAAGCCAGCCCTTCAGAGTTAAGAAAGGCAATAAAGAGTGTTGCTGCAGGCGAACTCTGGTTCAACCGGAAGAAGCTCAAAGACATCCTCTCGTGTGTGAAAAACGTCGCAGAGGAAATACACGAGCTTACCAAAAAAAAGAGAGAGAAGTGA
- a CDS encoding HigA family addiction module antitoxin, producing MAKHRIAPVHPGVYLKELLDELNISQYRLAQDLGVPAMRINHVVHGKRPVTAELALRLGRYFGQSPRYWMNLQSRYDMDIAEDLLSEQVAREVRPLTAAL from the coding sequence ATGGCTAAGCACCGTATTGCACCCGTGCACCCCGGGGTATATCTGAAAGAATTACTCGATGAATTAAACATATCACAATACCGGCTGGCACAGGATTTAGGTGTGCCCGCTATGCGGATCAATCACGTGGTACATGGCAAACGCCCGGTAACGGCGGAGCTTGCTTTGCGTTTAGGGCGTTATTTTGGCCAAAGCCCCCGCTACTGGATGAACTTGCAAAGCAGGTATGATATGGATATTGCTGAAGATTTATTATCCGAACAGGTAGCACGTGAAGTACGACCATTGACGGCGGCCTTGTAA
- a CDS encoding type II toxin-antitoxin system RelE/ParE family toxin, whose amino-acid sequence MIKSFRCGETQKMFNRAYSRKFPREIQMRVFVKLNAIDAAVHLKDLRLPPSNRLEALKGERKGQYSIRINDRWRICFEWRSGNAEQVEVVDYH is encoded by the coding sequence GTGATAAAATCGTTCCGTTGCGGTGAGACTCAAAAAATGTTTAACCGCGCATATTCACGAAAGTTTCCACGCGAAATTCAAATGCGCGTCTTTGTTAAGCTCAACGCGATTGATGCGGCCGTTCATCTTAAAGATTTACGTTTACCACCATCCAATCGGCTTGAGGCGTTGAAGGGAGAACGTAAGGGACAGTATAGTATCAGAATCAACGATCGGTGGCGAATTTGTTTTGAGTGGCGCAGCGGTAACGCAGAACAGGTAGAAGTCGTCGATTATCATTAA
- a CDS encoding PKD domain-containing protein has protein sequence MAGQPGESGEINVVIPDPDNQDKVFIGRGYDYGNVSVSTDAGVTFSILQGHNNVAKTGNDAWSFATITIDFVAGLLINKHYFLPPMSMNLDGSNSTQINFPGVPTEGLPVGGITTDIPVRGLQKRAGGILGRYTADGGFIYSIAYYSGAQPPYYAAGDAPGVSSAVLINGVTLDDPEGRNLLAHPTDPCTWVVQTGGTTFSVTRNCGATWSPLPMDGFASNARVVAVAYFPDASGKILAFTEDGRRFLFSGDLSNSPPIANAGANQSACVNETVTLDGSGSTDVDGDLLTYTWAFTSKPDGSTATLSDAHAVNPTFTVDEVGTYVVSLIVNDGTVDSAPDTVSISTINMEFGIITTVAGNGEAGYSGDGGPAIEARLNGPFGMAMGADGSLMSLS, from the coding sequence ATGGCAGGACAGCCGGGAGAAAGTGGTGAGATCAATGTGGTTATTCCCGATCCTGATAATCAGGACAAAGTATTTATTGGACGAGGCTATGATTACGGCAATGTGTCTGTGAGCACAGACGCTGGTGTGACTTTCTCAATCCTCCAGGGTCACAACAACGTGGCCAAGACTGGTAACGACGCATGGAGCTTCGCAACCATTACGATCGATTTCGTGGCGGGATTGCTCATCAATAAACATTATTTTCTCCCTCCCATGAGTATGAATCTGGACGGGAGTAACTCAACTCAGATTAACTTCCCAGGCGTTCCCACAGAAGGATTACCAGTCGGTGGAATCACGACTGATATTCCAGTCAGAGGGCTTCAAAAGAGGGCGGGAGGAATCTTGGGACGATATACCGCAGATGGTGGGTTCATTTATTCCATCGCCTACTATTCTGGAGCACAGCCTCCCTACTATGCGGCGGGAGATGCGCCGGGCGTTTCTTCTGCGGTACTAATCAACGGTGTGACTCTCGATGATCCAGAAGGTAGAAATCTATTGGCTCATCCGACTGACCCCTGCACCTGGGTTGTCCAGACTGGAGGCACAACCTTCTCTGTGACTCGTAATTGTGGAGCCACGTGGTCGCCTCTTCCGATGGATGGGTTTGCCAGTAATGCTCGAGTGGTCGCCGTGGCGTATTTCCCGGACGCCTCCGGTAAGATCCTGGCATTTACGGAAGACGGAAGGCGGTTCCTGTTCTCTGGCGATCTATCAAACTCACCACCGATAGCCAACGCAGGGGCAAACCAATCGGCATGTGTGAACGAGACGGTGACCCTGGACGGCAGCGGTAGTACAGACGTGGACGGCGATCTGCTGACCTACACGTGGGCGTTCACCTCGAAACCTGATGGCAGCACGGCGACCCTGAGCGATGCGCATGCAGTAAATCCGACCTTCACGGTGGATGAGGTAGGCACGTATGTGGTGAGCCTGATCGTCAATGACGGTACGGTGGACAGTGCTCCAGATACCGTGAGCATCAGCACTATCAATATGGAATTCGGTATTATCACCACCGTGGCAGGGAACGGCGAGGCGGGATATAGTGGCGATGGCGGCCCGGCCATCGAGGCGAGACTAAATGGTCCTTTTGGAATGGCTATGGGTGCAGACGGCAGCCTAATGTCATTAAGTTAA
- a CDS encoding type II toxin-antitoxin system HicB family antitoxin, which yields MMKTLVLKVTLTEEADGRWSASIPVLPGCSSWGYTKQEALENIKDAAEIYMKIC from the coding sequence ATGATGAAGACATTGGTTTTAAAAGTTACTTTAACCGAAGAAGCGGATGGTCGATGGAGCGCTTCAATTCCTGTCCTGCCTGGTTGTTCCAGTTGGGGATATACCAAACAAGAAGCCCTGGAAAATATAAAAGATGCCGCAGAAATATACATGAAGATATGTTAG
- a CDS encoding PKD domain-containing protein: MTYTWVQLAGTSVTLNLSDPVHPTFTAPNVPRGGETLTFQLTVSDGCLTSDDSVNITVKDVNHPPVAIAGSDQTVQEDSPVTLDGSYSYDPDGDSITYSWVQTPGTMVTLSDPIGTQTSFTAPLVGQAGETLTFELTVSDGLSDGTDTVNVIVENINHCPTADAGDDQTRDEGSQVTLNGIESSDPDGDTLTYTWTQVSGIPVTLSDAHSPDPAFVAPSVSQREELVFRLVVNDGLCNNENDAEVTITILDLNGLPACDLAQASPGLLWPPNHKLVEVGITGVTDPDNNQVTITITGVTQDEPVDGLGDGDTSPDAVIQGDKVLLRAERSGNGNGRVYRITFTADDGAGENCTGTVNVCVPHSSQSECIDDGQNYNSLP; the protein is encoded by the coding sequence TTGACGTATACCTGGGTACAGCTAGCAGGCACATCAGTTACCCTGAACCTCAGTGACCCCGTCCATCCCACCTTTACCGCACCCAATGTGCCCCGCGGCGGTGAAACCCTTACCTTCCAGCTCACCGTCAGTGATGGATGCTTAACCAGTGACGATTCGGTGAATATTACTGTTAAGGACGTAAACCATCCTCCCGTCGCCATTGCGGGATCCGATCAAACAGTGCAGGAAGACAGCCCCGTGACGCTGGATGGTTCATACAGTTACGACCCTGACGGCGATAGTATTACCTACAGTTGGGTGCAAACCCCAGGCACAATGGTGACTCTGTCCGATCCAATCGGTACACAAACATCATTTACTGCACCTCTTGTTGGCCAAGCAGGGGAAACCCTTACCTTTGAATTAACGGTAAGCGATGGACTTTCTGACGGAACAGACACGGTGAATGTGATTGTTGAAAACATCAATCATTGTCCGACAGCGGACGCTGGGGATGATCAAACGAGAGACGAAGGCAGTCAGGTAACGCTAAATGGTATAGAAAGCAGTGACCCGGACGGTGATACGCTCACCTACACCTGGACGCAAGTGAGTGGCATACCTGTTACCCTGTCTGATGCCCATAGCCCCGATCCTGCCTTTGTAGCCCCGTCAGTAAGTCAGAGAGAAGAACTGGTATTCCGGCTCGTTGTGAATGACGGCTTGTGTAACAACGAAAATGATGCTGAAGTAACCATTACCATATTAGACTTGAACGGTCTACCTGCGTGTGACCTTGCACAGGCAAGCCCTGGATTGCTCTGGCCACCGAACCACAAGCTCGTAGAGGTGGGGATTACGGGAGTAACTGACCCGGATAACAATCAGGTGACCATTACCATAACCGGGGTGACTCAGGATGAACCGGTCGATGGACTTGGTGATGGCGATACAAGTCCGGACGCGGTGATCCAGGGTGACAAGGTACTTCTGCGGGCCGAACGATCAGGAAACGGTAATGGAAGGGTCTACCGGATCACCTTCACGGCCGATGACGGTGCTGGTGAAAATTGTACCGGAACCGTTAACGTATGTGTTCCCCACAGTAGCCAGTCTGAATGTATCGATGACGGCCAGAATTACAATTCTTTACCATGA
- a CDS encoding SBBP repeat-containing protein → MDSSGNAYVSGSTGSTNFPIVSAYQVSHAGGSFDAFVTKISSTGSALIYSTYLGGGAKDEGWGMEVDGSDNAYVAGITESMDFPTTSAYQGSKQGIQDAFVTKFAIGNSAPVANAGSDQTVDELTLVALDGSGSNDPETIP, encoded by the coding sequence GTGGACAGTTCTGGCAACGCGTATGTTTCCGGATCTACTGGCTCCACGAACTTTCCTATAGTTTCCGCATACCAGGTAAGTCATGCAGGAGGAAGCTTTGATGCCTTTGTCACGAAGATTAGTTCCACCGGGAGCGCTCTGATTTATTCCACATATCTGGGCGGAGGTGCTAAAGATGAAGGTTGGGGCATGGAGGTGGACGGCTCTGACAATGCCTATGTAGCTGGCATAACAGAGTCTATGGACTTTCCCACGACCTCTGCATACCAAGGAAGTAAACAAGGAATTCAAGATGCCTTTGTTACAAAGTTTGCAATCGGCAATTCAGCGCCGGTGGCGAATGCCGGTAGCGATCAGACAGTGGATGAACTGACTCTGGTTGCATTGGACGGATCGGGCAGTAACGACCCCGAGACGATCCCTTGA
- a CDS encoding SBBP repeat-containing protein, translated as MIDPALEYSTYLGGSGAENCWGIAVDGSGNAYVAGYTNSTNFPTVSPYDGSFNGIDDVFVTKLDASGSGLVYSTYLGGSSYDYGVTA; from the coding sequence ATCATAGATCCTGCCCTTGAATATTCCACGTATCTGGGTGGAAGTGGTGCTGAAAATTGCTGGGGCATAGCAGTGGATGGCTCTGGCAATGCCTATGTGGCGGGGTATACTAATTCCACGAACTTTCCCACAGTCTCACCGTATGATGGAAGCTTTAACGGTATCGATGATGTTTTTGTGACCAAGCTGGATGCATCGGGCAGCGGCCTTGTCTATTCTACGTATCTGGGTGGAAGTTCTTATGATTATGGGGTTACGGCATAG
- a CDS encoding cation-translocating P-type ATPase, translated as MLGDPTEAALLVMAAKGGVDIEERRNALPRLGQLPFEAVRKRMASINLSDGKPRAYVKGAPREILDLCTHILTNGKVESLTDPLREMILSKNDSMAKDGLRVLGITYRPLDFSEGFTIENTEKDLIFLGLVGMMDPPRPEVPKAIELCHRAGIRVVMITGDYGLTALSIAKKIRLTKTVNPKIVTGNELSEMDDEVLRKLLREEEVVFARVSPEHKMRVVTAFKDMDEIVAVTGDGVNDAPALKKADIGVAMGIRGSDVAKEAAAMILTDDNFASIMAAIEEGRAVYANIKKFVTYIFASNIPEIVPFIAFALFKIPLPLTVMQILAVDLGTDMVPALGLGAEPPEPGVMDKPPRPMNQRLLDIPLLLRAYCFLGPMEAAACMAGFFFIYFQYGWVPGMAMPDSGVIYLTATTMSLAGIVATQIGNVFACRTERESVFTVGFFKNKLVLLGIVSELAIITTLIYTPFLQKIFGLAPIGLKQWGFLFAFTPVLFLVEEGRKWIVRNWHS; from the coding sequence ATCCTTGGCGATCCTACTGAAGCGGCCTTGCTCGTTATGGCAGCCAAAGGTGGAGTGGATATTGAGGAGAGGCGGAACGCCTTGCCGAGGCTTGGTCAGCTTCCATTTGAGGCGGTAAGGAAGAGAATGGCGTCCATAAATCTTTCTGATGGAAAGCCCCGGGCTTATGTGAAGGGGGCGCCCAGGGAAATACTGGATCTCTGCACCCATATTCTTACAAATGGGAAAGTGGAATCTTTAACGGATCCTCTGCGGGAGATGATCTTATCGAAGAATGATTCGATGGCAAAAGACGGTTTGAGGGTTTTAGGCATTACCTACCGACCCCTGGATTTTTCAGAAGGATTTACTATAGAGAATACGGAAAAGGACCTTATATTTTTAGGTTTGGTAGGAATGATGGACCCGCCAAGGCCGGAGGTGCCGAAGGCTATAGAGTTGTGTCACAGGGCGGGAATAAGGGTGGTTATGATTACCGGGGACTATGGCTTGACAGCCCTTTCGATAGCCAAAAAGATACGGCTTACAAAAACCGTAAATCCAAAGATTGTTACCGGTAATGAACTCTCTGAGATGGATGATGAAGTCCTCAGGAAGTTATTGAGAGAGGAAGAGGTTGTATTTGCGCGGGTATCTCCTGAACACAAAATGCGAGTAGTTACGGCCTTTAAAGATATGGATGAGATCGTGGCAGTTACAGGTGACGGCGTGAACGATGCCCCGGCCCTTAAAAAGGCTGACATCGGGGTTGCTATGGGGATACGGGGCTCAGACGTGGCTAAAGAGGCCGCAGCCATGATCCTGACCGATGACAATTTTGCTTCCATCATGGCAGCTATAGAAGAAGGCAGGGCGGTCTATGCAAATATAAAGAAGTTTGTGACCTATATATTTGCCAGCAATATCCCGGAAATAGTTCCGTTCATAGCCTTTGCCTTATTCAAGATACCACTGCCACTAACGGTGATGCAGATACTCGCTGTTGACCTCGGAACTGATATGGTCCCGGCCCTTGGGCTCGGAGCCGAACCCCCGGAACCCGGGGTAATGGATAAACCTCCAAGGCCGATGAATCAAAGGCTTTTAGATATACCTTTGCTCCTCAGGGCGTACTGTTTTCTGGGTCCCATGGAGGCGGCCGCTTGCATGGCAGGATTTTTCTTTATTTACTTCCAATATGGTTGGGTGCCAGGGATGGCAATGCCGGATTCAGGGGTTATTTATCTTACCGCTACAACCATGTCCCTTGCAGGGATCGTGGCGACCCAGATCGGAAACGTCTTTGCATGCAGGACCGAAAGGGAATCGGTCTTTACGGTTGGTTTCTTTAAGAACAAGCTGGTTTTATTGGGAATAGTTTCAGAATTAGCAATTATTACAACCCTTATTTACACCCCATTTTTACAAAAAATATTCGGTCTTGCGCCCATAGGATTAAAGCAATGGGGATTCCTGTTCGCCTTTACTCCGGTTCTCTTCCTCGTAGAGGAAGGCAGAAAATGGATTGTGAGAAATTGGCATAGCTAA
- a CDS encoding HAD-IC family P-type ATPase, protein MGRIASLTQELKGEKSPLQQELEKVTKIVTILSVTMGVGFFFLGTYIGKLNVAAAFVFAIGIIVANVPEGLLPTVSLSLAMAVQRMARRNALIKRLSSVETLGCTTVICTDKTGTLTTNEISVTKIFVNGKIIHVSGTRYEPAGSFYFKGISLSRREMMENGMDTPFLTRVCFAIMRACFLPGQRGKDGVSLAILLKRPCSLWQPKVEWILRRGGTPCRGLVSFHLRR, encoded by the coding sequence ATCGGCAGGATAGCTTCTCTTACCCAGGAACTCAAGGGAGAGAAAAGTCCACTCCAGCAGGAACTAGAAAAAGTCACAAAGATAGTTACCATTCTTTCCGTAACGATGGGTGTTGGCTTCTTTTTCCTTGGCACTTATATAGGAAAGCTCAATGTGGCGGCTGCATTTGTATTCGCTATCGGTATTATTGTTGCCAATGTCCCGGAGGGGCTGTTACCTACGGTGTCCTTATCATTAGCCATGGCGGTTCAAAGGATGGCCAGAAGAAATGCCCTTATAAAAAGGCTTTCGTCGGTAGAGACCCTCGGTTGCACTACGGTGATCTGTACGGACAAGACGGGCACCCTTACTACAAACGAGATTAGCGTAACGAAGATATTTGTTAACGGAAAGATCATACATGTTAGCGGTACAAGGTACGAACCTGCAGGTAGTTTCTATTTCAAAGGGATAAGCCTTTCCAGGCGGGAAATGATGGAAAACGGCATGGACACACCCTTTTTGACGCGTGTGTGCTTTGCAATAATGCGGGCTTGCTTCCTCCCGGGACAGAGAGGGAAAGATGGGGTATCCTTGGCGATCCTACTGAAGCGGCCTTGCTCGTTATGGCAGCCAAAGGTGGAGTGGATATTGAGGAGAGGCGGAACGCCTTGCCGAGGCTTGGTCAGCTTCCATTTGAGGCGGTAA